The following proteins are co-located in the Burkholderia sp. HI2500 genome:
- a CDS encoding lysophospholipid acyltransferase family protein — MRFVRSLLLLIYFVLYTVPYATACFIAFPFMRSDARYWMAAGWCKSTLWVVRWLNGIRYRIEGYENLPDGPAVLLSKHQSAWETLAFPALMPRPLCYVFKRELLYVPFFGWALGMLHMVNINRKEGKNAFTSVIRQGKKRLSEGAWMIMFPEGTRTPVGKQGKYKTGGARFAIETGAPVVPIAHNAGRVWPRNSFTKFPGVVTVSIGKPIPSEGLTPDALNSQVEAWIEAEMRRIDPDSYRQAGNAGTRDAARV; from the coding sequence ATGCGCTTCGTCCGCTCCCTGCTGCTGCTGATCTACTTCGTCCTGTACACGGTGCCGTACGCCACCGCGTGCTTCATCGCCTTTCCGTTCATGCGTTCCGACGCGCGCTACTGGATGGCCGCCGGCTGGTGCAAGTCGACGCTGTGGGTCGTGCGCTGGCTGAACGGCATCCGCTACCGGATCGAAGGGTACGAGAACCTGCCCGACGGCCCCGCGGTGCTGCTGTCGAAGCACCAGTCCGCGTGGGAGACGCTCGCGTTTCCGGCGCTGATGCCGAGGCCGCTTTGCTACGTGTTCAAGCGCGAGCTGCTGTACGTGCCGTTCTTCGGCTGGGCGCTCGGGATGCTGCACATGGTCAACATCAACCGCAAGGAAGGCAAGAACGCGTTCACGTCGGTGATCCGCCAGGGCAAGAAGCGCCTGTCGGAAGGCGCATGGATGATCATGTTCCCGGAAGGCACACGCACGCCGGTCGGCAAGCAAGGCAAGTACAAGACGGGCGGCGCGCGCTTCGCGATCGAAACCGGCGCACCGGTCGTGCCGATCGCGCACAATGCAGGTCGGGTGTGGCCGCGCAACTCGTTCACGAAATTCCCGGGCGTCGTCACCGTGTCGATCGGCAAGCCGATTCCCAGCGAGGGGCTGACGCCCGATGCATTGAACTCGCAGGTCGAAGCATGGATCGAAGCGGAAATGCGCCGGATCGATCCCGATTCGTATCGCCAGGCGGGCAATGCGGGCACGCGCGATGCCGCGCGTGTCTGA
- a CDS encoding M48 family metallopeptidase — protein MKQRPRPRPAVVALDHRQMDLPLFDGPAAAPSAPATPPAPPEAAPAAPLDPGPAPDRSRVRTFALDSRVLEYRLKRSARRTIGFTIDGSGLSITAPRWVTLADIEAAISEKQRWIFAKLAEWKTRTEQRALPQIDWRDGAALPYLGKTVTIALGAGAVAFDVDALRLSLPLSVQADMQQIKDRVQGWLQGEAKRIFGERLAVYAEKLGVTYSMYALSSAATRWGSCSSDGKIRLNWRLIHFPMSIIDYVVAHELSHLREMNHSPAFWQTVESIFPEFREARHTLKHHPPELLPSL, from the coding sequence ATGAAACAGCGTCCGCGGCCACGGCCTGCCGTCGTGGCCCTCGATCATCGCCAGATGGACCTGCCGCTCTTCGACGGGCCGGCCGCCGCACCGTCGGCGCCCGCCACGCCGCCGGCGCCGCCCGAAGCGGCACCCGCGGCGCCCCTCGATCCAGGCCCGGCACCCGACCGCTCGCGCGTGCGCACGTTCGCACTCGACAGCCGCGTGCTCGAATACCGCCTGAAGCGCTCCGCGCGCCGCACGATCGGCTTCACGATCGACGGCAGCGGGCTGTCGATCACCGCGCCGCGCTGGGTCACCCTCGCCGACATCGAAGCCGCGATCTCCGAGAAACAGCGCTGGATCTTCGCGAAGCTCGCGGAGTGGAAGACGCGCACCGAGCAGCGCGCGCTGCCGCAGATCGACTGGCGCGACGGCGCGGCGCTTCCCTATCTCGGCAAGACGGTGACGATCGCGCTTGGCGCGGGCGCCGTCGCGTTCGATGTCGATGCTCTGCGGCTCTCGCTGCCGCTGTCCGTGCAGGCCGACATGCAGCAGATCAAGGATCGCGTGCAGGGCTGGCTGCAGGGCGAAGCGAAGCGAATCTTCGGCGAACGCCTCGCGGTCTACGCAGAGAAACTCGGGGTCACGTATTCGATGTACGCGCTGTCGTCGGCCGCGACGCGCTGGGGCAGCTGCTCGAGCGACGGCAAGATCCGGCTGAACTGGCGGCTGATCCATTTCCCGATGTCGATCATCGACTACGTCGTCGCGCACGAGCTGTCGCACCTGCGCGAAATGAACCACAGCCCGGCCTTCTGGCAGACCGTCGAATCGATCTTCCCCGAGTTCCGCGAAGCGCGGCATACGCTCAAGCATCACCCGCCCGAGTTGCTGCCGTCGCTCTGA
- the gloA gene encoding lactoylglutathione lyase: MRLLHTMLRVGDLDRSIKFYTELLGMKVLRRDDYPEGKFTLAFVGYGDESDNTVIELTHNWDTPAYDLGNGFGHLALEVDDAYKACEQIKAQGGKVTREAGPMKHGTTVIAFVEDPDGYKIEFIQKKAQ, translated from the coding sequence ATGCGATTGCTGCATACGATGCTGCGAGTCGGCGATCTCGACCGCTCGATCAAGTTCTACACCGAATTGCTCGGCATGAAGGTGCTGCGCCGCGACGACTATCCGGAAGGCAAGTTCACGCTCGCATTCGTCGGCTACGGCGATGAAAGCGACAACACGGTGATCGAGCTGACCCATAACTGGGATACGCCGGCCTACGATCTCGGCAACGGCTTCGGCCACCTCGCGCTCGAAGTCGACGATGCGTACAAGGCCTGCGAGCAGATCAAGGCGCAAGGCGGCAAGGTCACGCGCGAAGCGGGCCCGATGAAGCACGGCACGACCGTGATCGCGTTCGTCGAGGATCCGGACGGCTACAAGATCGAGTTCATCCAGAAGAAGGCTCAGTGA
- a CDS encoding DMT family transporter: MTTLAAVPMRRALDTRAVGLMLLLCAIWGFQQVAIKSTNAAIAPMFQAGLRSVIAAVLLWGWARSRGTPLFQADGTFGAGLAAGALFAGEFICVFFGLTLTSASHMAIFLYTAPCFTALGLHLFAPGERLQRTQWAGVGLAFAGIALAFADGFLKPRAPGASVLAGLAGDALGILGGAMWAATTVVVRSTALARASASKTLFYQLAVSAVVLVALAALFGQMSFAHVTPVAVASLAYQSVIVAFVSYLSWFWLLTRYSASRLSVFTFLSPLFGVAFGVLLLGESVGWRFMSAAALVLTGIALVNAPPRRRA; this comes from the coding sequence ATGACCACGCTCGCCGCCGTCCCCATGCGTCGCGCGCTCGACACGCGCGCCGTCGGCCTGATGCTGCTGCTGTGCGCGATCTGGGGCTTCCAGCAGGTCGCGATCAAGAGCACGAACGCCGCGATTGCGCCGATGTTCCAGGCCGGGCTGCGCTCGGTGATCGCGGCGGTGCTGCTGTGGGGCTGGGCCCGCTCGCGCGGTACGCCGCTGTTCCAGGCGGACGGCACGTTCGGCGCGGGCCTCGCGGCCGGGGCACTGTTCGCCGGCGAATTCATCTGCGTGTTCTTCGGGCTGACGCTGACGAGTGCGTCGCACATGGCGATCTTCCTGTACACAGCGCCCTGCTTCACCGCGCTCGGCCTGCACCTGTTCGCCCCGGGCGAACGGCTGCAGCGCACGCAGTGGGCCGGCGTCGGCCTGGCATTCGCCGGCATCGCGCTCGCATTCGCGGACGGCTTCCTGAAACCGCGCGCACCCGGCGCATCGGTGCTGGCCGGGCTCGCCGGCGACGCGCTCGGGATCCTCGGCGGCGCGATGTGGGCCGCGACGACGGTCGTCGTGCGCTCGACGGCGCTCGCGCGGGCGAGTGCAAGCAAGACGCTGTTCTACCAGCTCGCGGTATCGGCGGTCGTGCTGGTCGCGCTTGCCGCCCTGTTCGGCCAGATGTCGTTTGCGCACGTCACGCCGGTTGCGGTGGCAAGCCTCGCATACCAGTCGGTGATCGTCGCGTTCGTCAGCTACCTGTCGTGGTTCTGGCTGCTGACGCGCTACAGTGCGTCGCGGCTGTCCGTCTTCACGTTCCTGTCGCCGCTGTTCGGCGTCGCGTTCGGCGTGCTGCTGCTCGGCGAATCGGTCGGCTGGCGCTTCATGTCCGCGGCCGCGCTCGTGCTGACCGGCATCGCGCTCGTCAACGCGCCGCCGCGCCGGCGGGCTTGA
- the rsmA gene encoding 16S rRNA (adenine(1518)-N(6)/adenine(1519)-N(6))-dimethyltransferase RsmA produces the protein MSNSRQHQGHFARKRFGQNFLVDHGVIDSIVSTIGPARGQRMVEIGPGLGALTEPLIERLATPESPLHAVELDRDLIGRLQQRFGALLELHAGDALAFDFRSLAAPGDKPSLRIVGNLPYNISSPLLFHLMTFADAVIDQHFMLQNEVVERMVAEPGTKAFSRLSVMLQYRYVMEKMLDVPPESFQPPPKVDSAIVRMIPYEPHELPDVDPVLLGEIVTAAFSQRRKMLRNTLGDYRETIDFDALGFDLARRAEDVSVAEYVGVAQALAAVRKAG, from the coding sequence ATGTCGAACAGCAGACAGCACCAAGGCCATTTCGCGCGCAAGCGCTTCGGGCAGAACTTCCTCGTCGATCACGGCGTGATCGACTCGATCGTCTCGACGATCGGCCCCGCGCGCGGCCAGCGCATGGTCGAGATCGGCCCCGGACTCGGCGCGCTGACCGAGCCGCTGATCGAGCGCCTCGCGACGCCCGAGTCGCCGCTGCATGCGGTCGAGCTCGACCGCGACCTGATCGGGCGCCTGCAGCAACGCTTCGGCGCGCTGCTCGAACTGCATGCCGGCGACGCGCTCGCGTTCGACTTCCGGTCGCTCGCGGCGCCCGGCGACAAGCCGTCGCTGCGGATCGTCGGCAACCTGCCGTACAACATTTCCAGCCCGCTGCTGTTTCACCTGATGACGTTCGCCGATGCGGTCATCGACCAGCATTTCATGTTGCAGAACGAAGTCGTCGAGCGGATGGTCGCGGAGCCGGGCACGAAGGCGTTTTCGCGTCTGTCGGTGATGCTGCAGTACCGCTACGTGATGGAGAAGATGCTCGACGTGCCGCCGGAATCGTTCCAGCCGCCGCCGAAGGTCGATTCGGCGATCGTCCGGATGATTCCGTACGAACCGCATGAACTGCCGGACGTCGATCCCGTGCTGCTCGGCGAAATCGTCACCGCCGCGTTCTCGCAGCGCCGCAAGATGCTGCGCAATACGCTCGGCGACTATCGCGAGACGATCGATTTCGACGCGCTCGGCTTCGATCTCGCACGTCGTGCGGAGGATGTGAGCGTGGCCGAATACGTCGGCGTCGCGCAGGCGCTCGCGGCGGTGCGCAAGGCCGGTTGA
- the pdxA gene encoding 4-hydroxythreonine-4-phosphate dehydrogenase PdxA has product MTAPALQIAITTGEPAGVGPELTVQALRDAAQRWPDAHFTVLGDAALLDARAAAVGADRATLAGSGPVSVAHHALAVPVQAGKLDAANGPYVLGLLDAAIDGALAGRYDAIVTAPLQKSTINDAGVPFTGHTEYLAERTHTPRVVMMLAGTGHQPLRVALATTHLPLKDVSAALTVDGLVETLAIIDRDLRRDFGLAAPRILVTGLNPHAGENGYLGREEIDVISPALARANAQGIDARGPYPADTLFQPRHLADADCVLAMFHDQGLPVLKYATFGEGINVTLGLPIIRTSVDHGTALDLAGTGRADPGSMIAALDTAVTMARHRRTA; this is encoded by the coding sequence ATGACCGCACCCGCGCTGCAGATCGCGATCACGACTGGCGAACCCGCGGGGGTCGGCCCGGAGTTGACCGTGCAGGCGCTGCGTGATGCCGCGCAGCGCTGGCCCGATGCGCATTTCACCGTGCTCGGCGATGCGGCGCTGCTCGATGCGCGCGCGGCGGCCGTCGGCGCCGACCGGGCCACGCTGGCCGGCAGCGGGCCGGTGTCGGTCGCGCATCACGCGCTCGCCGTGCCCGTGCAGGCGGGCAAGCTGGACGCCGCGAACGGCCCGTACGTGCTCGGGTTGCTCGACGCGGCGATCGACGGTGCGCTGGCAGGCCGGTACGATGCGATCGTCACCGCGCCGCTGCAGAAGAGCACCATCAACGATGCGGGCGTGCCGTTCACCGGCCATACCGAATACCTGGCGGAGCGCACGCATACGCCGCGGGTCGTGATGATGCTGGCCGGTACCGGCCACCAGCCGCTGCGCGTCGCGCTCGCGACCACGCACCTGCCGCTGAAGGACGTGTCCGCCGCACTCACGGTCGACGGGCTCGTCGAGACACTCGCGATCATCGATCGCGACCTGCGGCGCGACTTTGGTCTCGCCGCACCGCGCATTCTCGTGACGGGCCTGAACCCGCACGCGGGCGAGAACGGCTATCTCGGCCGCGAGGAGATCGACGTGATCTCGCCGGCGCTGGCCCGCGCGAACGCGCAGGGCATCGACGCGCGCGGCCCGTATCCGGCCGACACGCTGTTCCAGCCGCGCCATCTCGCGGACGCCGATTGCGTGCTCGCGATGTTCCATGACCAGGGCCTGCCCGTGCTGAAGTATGCGACGTTCGGCGAGGGCATCAACGTGACGCTCGGGCTGCCGATCATCCGGACGTCGGTCGATCACGGCACGGCACTCGATCTGGCCGGCACCGGCCGTGCGGATCCGGGCAGCATGATCGCCGCGCTCGACACGGCCGTCACGATGGCGCGTCATCGCCGCACGGCCTGA
- a CDS encoding peptidylprolyl isomerase — MKKTLRFAAVVSSLAAASALLAAAPATAQALGSQGAQLADEVVAVVNNDVITGRELDQRAGLIARRLQQQNAPVPPTDQLRAQVLNQMVLERIQVQKAKDDGIRIDDATVQATLQRLAQANGMTLEQYRARLEAQGVPWSIFTSDARTELMLSKLREREVDGKITVSDAEVANYIASQRGPSASQQQDLRFQHIFIKAPTNAPQADIEAAQKKADALLQQAKSGADFEKLAKNNSEANDAKKGGDLGFKAPSALPADVVDAASKLRPGQVNPTLIRVPDGFEIVRLVDRRQSQGASAAAPKIVQTHVRHILLRVGEGKSEGQARQQLADIRNQVEAGGDFAKFARTYSQDGSASQGGDLGWISPGETVPEFERAMNNLQDGQVSQPIRTEYGYHLIQVLSRREAEGSVQQQMDIARQAIGQRKAEQAYADWLRELRDSSYVQYKIGGVGPAN; from the coding sequence ATGAAGAAAACCCTTCGTTTCGCGGCAGTCGTGTCCAGCCTCGCTGCGGCCTCCGCGCTGCTCGCCGCCGCGCCGGCCACGGCGCAGGCGCTCGGTTCGCAAGGTGCGCAGCTCGCCGACGAAGTCGTCGCGGTCGTCAACAACGACGTGATCACGGGCCGCGAACTCGACCAGCGTGCCGGCCTGATCGCGCGCCGGCTGCAGCAGCAGAACGCACCGGTGCCGCCGACCGACCAGTTGCGCGCGCAGGTGCTGAACCAGATGGTGCTCGAGCGTATCCAGGTGCAGAAGGCCAAGGACGACGGGATCCGCATCGACGATGCGACCGTGCAGGCCACGCTGCAGCGTCTCGCGCAGGCGAACGGCATGACGCTCGAGCAGTACCGCGCGCGTCTCGAGGCGCAAGGCGTGCCCTGGAGCATCTTCACGAGCGACGCGCGTACCGAACTGATGCTGTCGAAGCTGCGCGAGCGCGAGGTCGACGGCAAGATCACCGTGTCGGACGCCGAGGTCGCGAACTACATCGCGAGCCAGCGCGGGCCGAGTGCGTCGCAACAGCAGGACCTGCGCTTCCAGCACATCTTCATCAAGGCGCCGACCAACGCGCCGCAGGCCGACATCGAAGCCGCGCAGAAGAAGGCTGACGCGCTGCTGCAGCAGGCGAAGTCGGGCGCTGATTTCGAGAAGCTCGCGAAGAACAATTCGGAAGCGAACGACGCGAAGAAGGGCGGCGACCTCGGCTTCAAGGCGCCGAGCGCGCTGCCGGCCGACGTCGTCGACGCCGCATCGAAGCTGCGCCCGGGCCAGGTCAACCCGACGCTGATCCGCGTGCCGGACGGCTTCGAGATCGTGCGCCTCGTCGATCGTCGCCAGAGCCAGGGCGCGTCCGCCGCGGCACCGAAGATCGTCCAGACGCACGTACGCCACATCCTGTTGCGCGTGGGCGAAGGCAAGTCGGAAGGCCAGGCGCGCCAGCAACTGGCCGACATCCGCAACCAGGTCGAGGCCGGCGGCGATTTCGCGAAGTTCGCGCGCACCTACTCGCAGGACGGTTCGGCGTCGCAAGGCGGCGATCTCGGCTGGATCAGCCCGGGCGAGACCGTGCCGGAATTCGAGCGCGCGATGAACAACCTGCAGGACGGCCAGGTCAGCCAGCCGATCCGTACCGAGTACGGCTATCACCTGATCCAGGTGCTGAGCCGCCGCGAAGCGGAAGGCTCGGTGCAGCAGCAGATGGATATCGCGCGTCAGGCGATCGGCCAGCGCAAGGCCGAGCAGGCGTATGCCGACTGGCTGCGCGAGCTGCGCGATTCGTCGTACGTGCAGTACAAGATCGGCGGCGTCGGCCCGGCGAACTGA
- a CDS encoding LPS-assembly protein LptD: protein MPPKPLFPNVFPGDGAPRKRRLALALLAVPGLVPAVSYAQLSGAAAQPQPLDSPWDLRLAPQLEDHPLKDGAKPAAFVIADHTSGTAEQDLAAKGSAELRRGDAVVKADAIHYDQDTDMADAYGQVRINNAGTSFAGPEAHLKIEANQGFMTAPKYHFNVTGGSGSAERVDMVDNERSVFVNGTYTACQCSTNPAWYIKGSRFDFDTGADEGTARNGVLFFQGVPIFASPWMTFPLSGERRSGLLPPTFSMDSKNGFELTLPYYFNIAPNRDLTLTPRIISRRGVMAEATFRYLSPSYSGTFTANYLPDDRLAHRNRYAIYWQHQQNFGGGFGGYVYYNKVSDNTYPEDLGSANQFINGTQTLYQQEAGVTYNNGPWSVLARYQHWQTLPPSIAPYSREPQLNVKYTKYNVGGFDFGAEADYSRFRITTADATEGDRIVFNPYIAYGVYGPGYFVVPKVQYHFASYDLNYLSSTTPNSPKRFTESIPTVSFDTGLIFDRSVRLFGQDFIQTLEPRLYYVYTPYRDQSNAPLFDTAESDFGLAEIYQPNTFVGNDRIADANRITAGLTSRFIDPRTGDERARFVIAQQYYFADQRVTLNSGQSAVQARHSDLIVGAALKLGSGFMSETAFQYNQNNNQLVKSSVGFGYSPGERRVINVGYRYTRSNTTLDNQPINQFLVSAQWPLTRRLYAIGRFNYDLAGDRVVDGLVGLQYDADCWALGVGVQRAANGINSSGQQSSSTRVMMQLTLKGLSTVDNGLVSAFRAGVPGYTPLPPPPPPMSRFSNYE, encoded by the coding sequence ATGCCGCCCAAACCGCTATTCCCGAATGTTTTCCCCGGTGACGGGGCGCCGCGCAAACGGCGGCTCGCGCTCGCGCTCCTGGCCGTGCCCGGCCTCGTGCCGGCCGTGTCGTACGCGCAGCTGTCGGGCGCGGCCGCGCAGCCGCAGCCGCTCGACTCGCCGTGGGATCTGCGTCTCGCGCCCCAGCTCGAGGATCATCCGCTGAAGGACGGCGCGAAACCGGCCGCCTTCGTGATCGCCGACCACACGAGCGGCACGGCCGAGCAGGATCTCGCCGCGAAGGGTTCGGCCGAGCTGCGGCGCGGTGACGCCGTCGTGAAGGCCGACGCGATCCACTACGATCAGGATACCGACATGGCCGATGCGTACGGCCAGGTCAGGATCAACAATGCCGGCACGTCGTTCGCGGGCCCCGAGGCGCACCTGAAGATCGAGGCGAACCAGGGCTTCATGACGGCGCCGAAGTATCACTTCAACGTGACGGGTGGCTCGGGCAGCGCGGAACGCGTCGACATGGTCGACAACGAGCGCTCGGTGTTCGTCAACGGCACCTACACCGCGTGCCAGTGCTCGACGAACCCCGCGTGGTACATCAAGGGCAGCCGGTTCGACTTCGATACGGGCGCCGACGAAGGCACCGCGCGCAACGGCGTGCTGTTCTTCCAGGGCGTGCCGATCTTCGCGAGCCCGTGGATGACGTTCCCGCTGTCGGGCGAGCGGCGCAGCGGCCTGCTGCCGCCGACGTTCTCGATGGACTCGAAGAATGGCTTCGAGTTGACGCTGCCGTACTACTTCAACATCGCGCCGAATCGCGACCTGACGCTCACGCCGCGCATCATCTCGCGGCGCGGCGTGATGGCCGAGGCGACGTTCCGCTACCTGTCGCCGTCGTATTCGGGCACGTTTACGGCCAATTACCTGCCGGATGACCGGCTCGCGCACCGCAACCGCTACGCGATCTACTGGCAGCACCAGCAGAATTTCGGCGGCGGCTTCGGCGGCTACGTCTACTACAACAAGGTCTCGGACAACACGTATCCCGAAGACCTCGGGTCGGCGAACCAGTTCATCAACGGCACGCAGACGCTGTACCAGCAGGAAGCCGGTGTCACGTACAACAACGGCCCGTGGTCGGTGCTCGCGCGCTACCAGCACTGGCAGACGCTGCCGCCGTCGATCGCGCCGTACAGCCGCGAGCCGCAGTTGAACGTGAAGTACACGAAGTACAACGTCGGCGGCTTCGACTTCGGCGCGGAAGCCGACTATTCGCGGTTCCGCATCACGACGGCCGATGCGACGGAAGGCGACCGGATCGTCTTCAATCCGTACATTGCGTACGGCGTGTACGGCCCCGGCTACTTCGTCGTGCCGAAGGTCCAGTACCACTTCGCGTCGTACGACCTGAACTACCTGTCGTCGACCACGCCGAACAGCCCGAAGCGCTTCACCGAGTCGATCCCGACCGTGAGCTTCGATACGGGGCTGATCTTCGACCGCTCGGTGCGCCTGTTCGGCCAGGACTTCATCCAGACCCTCGAGCCGCGCCTGTACTACGTGTACACGCCGTATCGCGACCAGTCGAATGCACCGCTGTTCGACACCGCGGAGTCGGACTTCGGCCTCGCGGAGATCTACCAGCCGAACACGTTCGTCGGCAACGACCGGATCGCCGATGCGAACCGGATCACGGCCGGCCTCACGTCGCGCTTCATCGATCCGCGCACCGGCGACGAGCGTGCGCGTTTCGTGATCGCGCAGCAGTACTATTTCGCCGATCAGCGTGTCACGCTGAATTCCGGGCAGTCCGCCGTGCAGGCGCGTCACTCCGACCTGATCGTCGGCGCCGCGCTGAAGCTCGGCTCGGGCTTCATGTCGGAGACGGCGTTCCAGTACAACCAGAACAACAACCAGCTCGTGAAGTCGAGCGTCGGTTTCGGCTACAGCCCGGGCGAGCGCCGCGTGATCAACGTCGGTTACCGCTACACGCGATCGAACACCACGCTCGACAACCAGCCGATCAACCAGTTCCTGGTGTCCGCGCAATGGCCGCTCACGCGCCGCCTGTATGCGATCGGCCGCTTCAACTACGACCTCGCCGGCGATCGCGTGGTCGACGGTCTGGTCGGCTTACAATACGACGCGGACTGCTGGGCGCTCGGGGTCGGGGTGCAACGGGCGGCGAACGGCATCAATTCGTCGGGACAGCAGAGTTCGTCGACGCGAGTCATGATGCAGCTGACGCTCAAGGGCCTGTCGACCGTCGACAACGGCCTCGTGTCGGCGTTCCGCGCCGGGGTGCCGGGCTACACGCCGCTGCCGCCGCCGCCGCCGCCGATGTCCCGCTTCAGCAACTACGAGTAA
- a CDS encoding aminoglycoside phosphotransferase family protein → MTPPSAASQPDARLDALTAWLHPLAERYALDLSTLAPASSDASFRRYFRVASATSAGGTLIAVDAPPPEKCREFVQVAQLLAAAGDHVPDVLAHDFDAGFMLVTDLGRTSYISVLDPADPAAAKPLMRAALDALIRFQLTSKPDVLPPFDEAFLRREMELMPEWFVGRHLGKPVTDAMRGTLDRTFALLVASAHAQPQGFMLRDFMPRNLMVCEPNPGILDFQDAVYGPLTYDVVSLLRDAFISWDEEFELDCFAYYWEKAKKAGLPVDPDFGEFYRQLEWMGLQRHIKVLGLFARINYRDGKPHYLNDLPRFIAYARKVALRYRPLVPFAKLLDELEGNAPADVGYTF, encoded by the coding sequence ATGACGCCCCCATCCGCCGCATCCCAGCCCGACGCCCGCCTCGACGCGCTCACCGCGTGGCTGCACCCGCTCGCCGAACGCTACGCGCTCGACCTGTCGACCCTCGCGCCCGCGTCGTCGGACGCCAGTTTCCGCCGCTATTTCCGTGTCGCGTCGGCCACGAGCGCCGGCGGCACGCTGATCGCCGTCGACGCGCCGCCGCCCGAAAAGTGCCGTGAATTCGTCCAGGTCGCGCAACTGCTCGCCGCAGCCGGCGACCACGTGCCGGACGTGCTGGCCCACGATTTCGACGCGGGATTCATGCTCGTGACCGATCTCGGCCGCACGTCATACATCTCGGTGCTCGATCCGGCCGACCCGGCCGCCGCAAAACCGCTGATGCGCGCCGCGCTCGACGCGCTGATCCGCTTCCAGCTCACGTCGAAGCCCGACGTGCTGCCGCCGTTCGACGAGGCGTTCCTGCGCCGCGAGATGGAGCTGATGCCCGAATGGTTCGTCGGCCGCCACCTCGGCAAGCCGGTCACCGACGCGATGCGCGGCACGCTCGACCGCACCTTCGCGCTGCTGGTCGCCAGCGCGCACGCACAGCCGCAGGGTTTCATGCTGCGCGATTTCATGCCGCGCAACCTGATGGTGTGCGAGCCGAACCCGGGCATCCTCGATTTCCAGGATGCCGTCTACGGGCCGCTGACGTACGACGTCGTGTCGCTGCTGCGCGACGCCTTCATCAGCTGGGACGAGGAGTTCGAGCTCGACTGCTTCGCGTACTACTGGGAAAAGGCGAAAAAGGCCGGCCTGCCGGTCGACCCCGATTTCGGCGAGTTCTACCGCCAGCTCGAATGGATGGGGCTGCAGCGCCACATCAAGGTGCTCGGCCTGTTCGCGCGTATCAATTACCGCGACGGCAAGCCGCATTACCTGAACGACCTGCCGCGCTTCATCGCGTATGCGCGCAAGGTCGCGCTGCGCTATCGCCCGCTCGTGCCGTTCGCGAAGCTGCTCGACGAGCTCGAGGGCAACGCACCGGCCGACGTGGGCTATACGTTCTGA
- the murU gene encoding N-acetylmuramate alpha-1-phosphate uridylyltransferase MurU, with product MSNTLTTAMIFAAGRGERMRPLTDTRPKPLLEAGGKPLIVWQIEALARAGIETIVINHAWLGEQIEAALGDGSRWGVRLVYSAEGDALETAGGIAQALPLLERNGQPAVFAAVSGDVYCAFDYRSLAPRAARMATLDTPAMHLVMVPNPPFHPAGDFALGDDGRLALDGAARFTFGNIGLYDTRMFRDLAPGTRRALTPYYRAAIEAGRASGELYEGIWENVGTPAQLGDLDARLRAAK from the coding sequence ATGAGCAACACCCTGACCACGGCGATGATCTTCGCCGCCGGGCGCGGCGAACGGATGCGCCCGCTCACCGACACCCGCCCGAAGCCGCTGCTCGAAGCGGGCGGCAAGCCGCTGATCGTGTGGCAGATCGAGGCGCTCGCCCGCGCGGGCATCGAGACGATCGTGATCAACCACGCGTGGCTCGGCGAGCAGATCGAGGCTGCGCTGGGCGACGGTTCGCGCTGGGGCGTGCGGCTCGTGTATTCGGCCGAAGGCGACGCGCTGGAAACGGCCGGCGGCATCGCACAGGCGTTGCCGCTGCTCGAGCGCAACGGGCAGCCGGCCGTGTTCGCGGCGGTCAGCGGCGACGTCTACTGCGCGTTCGACTACCGGTCGCTCGCGCCGCGCGCCGCCCGGATGGCCACACTCGACACGCCGGCGATGCACCTCGTGATGGTGCCGAACCCGCCGTTCCATCCGGCCGGCGACTTCGCGCTCGGCGACGACGGCCGCCTTGCGCTCGACGGCGCCGCGCGCTTCACGTTCGGCAACATCGGCCTGTACGACACGCGGATGTTCCGCGATCTCGCGCCCGGCACGCGGCGCGCGCTGACGCCGTACTATCGCGCGGCGATCGAGGCCGGCCGCGCGAGCGGCGAACTGTATGAAGGTATCTGGGAGAACGTCGGCACGCCCGCGCAGCTCGGCGATCTGGATGCGCGGCTGCGCGCCGCGAAGTGA